A part of Syngnathus acus chromosome 20, fSynAcu1.2, whole genome shotgun sequence genomic DNA contains:
- the LOC119139184 gene encoding MORN repeat-containing protein 3-like, with protein sequence MPFLKKARLSLPRSTVIDKAAKKSGLRGTIFSVNGDNYTGEWLDNKKHGWGTQEWKSSGAIYNGEWKYGKHDGYGIFSVLLPDTKQYTMQYCGEWKNGMKHGHGSFFDVHATYEGEWSEDNRSGWGRLTFKCGDLYEGEWLWDKEDGAGVIQFDNGNWYEGSWKGGKKNGHGKFYYADKGLIYEGLWVDGDAKCGTLSDFGRETAPFPTKYPIPRVTLVDMKRVLTEAESAYVDES encoded by the exons ATGCCGTTCCTTAAAAAAGCTCGACTCAGCCTGCCTCGCTCAACAGTAATAGACAAAGCAGCAAAGAAATCCGGACTGCGTGGAACGATCTTTTCAGTCAATGGAGATAACTACACCGGAGAGTGGTTggacaataaaaaacatg GTTGGGGAACCCAAGAGTGGAAATCATCTGGTGCCATTTACAATGGCGAGTGGAAATATGGCAAACACGATGGCTACGGTATTTTTAGCGTACTACTGCCAGATACCAAGCAGTATACCATGCAGTACTGTGGAGAGTGGAAAAATGGAATGAAACAC GGACATGGCTCCTTTTTTGATGTGCATGCAACGTACGAGGGAGAGTGGAGTGAGGATAATCGCAGTGGTTGGGGGCGACTCACCTTTAAATGTGGTGATCTCTACGAGGGGGAGTGGCTATGGGATAAGGAAGATGGAGCGGGTGTTATTCAATTTG ACAATGGGAACTGGTACGAAGGATCTTGGAAGGGCGGTAAGAAGAACGGTCATGGGAAGTTCTACTATGCTGACAAAGGTCTCATTTATGAAGGCCTTTGGGTAGATGGTGATGCAAAATGTGGGACTCTGTCTGATTTTGGGAGGGAAACAGCACCATTCCCCACCAAGTATCCAATTCCACGG GTAACACTAGTGGACATGAAAAGGGTGTTAACAGAAGCCGAGTCAGCATACGTGGATGAAAGTTGA
- the LOC119139185 gene encoding cyclic AMP-dependent transcription factor ATF-1-like, translated as MDPPQSHTLNTEGTQTLTAMTTINPQTLAPESNAFGYYQNMWNHPNNYFPSIQGGPFCYQNEGAQTVATMAMPSTQPTQSLPIPYCTERQDNLQMQFAQPLAGDMTATQLQYANSILPQGVAQGSGPRNQSERSLMKNREAAREYRRRRKAYVQGLEERVAKLENQNKALKEELKTWKEMCHHNGP; from the exons ATGGAT cCTCCTCAATCTCACACTTTAAACACCGAGGGGACACAGACGCTGACAGCCATGACGACAATCAACCCGCAGACGCTCGCTCCTGAATCCAATGCCTTTGGCTACTATCAAAACATGTGGAATCACCCAAATAACTATTTCCCTTCAATACAAG gAGGTCCTTTCTGTTATCAGAATGAGGGAGCACAGACGGTGGCAACAATGGCTATGCCAAGTACACAACCAACACAATCTCTACCCATTCCATACTGCACAGAGCGGCAGGATAACCTGCAGATGCAATTTGCTCAACCGCTTGCAG GTGACATGACAGCCACACAGCTTCAGTACGCCAACTCCATCCTCCCACAGGGCGTGGCGCAGGGCAGCGGTCCTCGCAACCAATCAGAACGCAGCTTGATGAAAAACAG GGAGGCCGCACGGGAATATAGGAGGCGGAGAAAGGCTTACGTTCAAGGCTTGGAGGAACGTGTGGCAAAGCTTGAAAATCAGAATAAGGCTCTGAAGGAAGAGCTAAAAAcctggaaagaaatgtgtcaTCATAACGGCCCTTGA